In Aspergillus flavus chromosome 3, complete sequence, one genomic interval encodes:
- the argB gene encoding ornithine carbamoyltransferase OTC/ARG3, with translation MTCGLKLAAARYGNHTLRQRIPLNAVRRYTSHTATSTTPPTSPFAPRHFLSIADLTSTEFATLVRNASSHKRTIKSGSIPQNLLGSMTGQTVAMLFSKRSTRTRISTEGAVVRLGGHPMFLGKDDIQLGVNESLYDSAVVISSMVSCIVARVGKHAEVADLAKHSTVPVINALCDSFHPLQAIADFQTIYETFTPKAHRSDSLGLEGLKIAWVGDANNVLFDMAIAATKMGIDIAVATPKGYEIPAPMLELIKQASNGVSKPGKIIETNVPEEAVKGADILVTDTWVSMGQEAESIKRVKDFEGFQITSELAKRGGANEGWKFMHCLPRHPEEVSDEVFYSPRSLVFPEAENRLWAAISAMEGFVVNKGRIE, from the coding sequence ATGACTTGCGGTCTGAAGCTGGCCGCCGCTCGTTACGGCAACCATACCTTGCGCCAGAGGATTCCACTCAACGCTGTGCGCCGATACACTTCTCACACTGCTACTTCTACGACTCCCCCCACCTCGCCATTCGCTCCTCgccattttctttccatcGCTGATCTTACCTCAACGGAGTTCGCAACCCTCGTCCGTAATGCATCTTCACACAAACGAACCATCAAGTCGGGATCAATCCCTCAGAACCTGCTTGGTTCTATGACCGGACAGACTGTAGCTATGCTGTTCAGCAAACGCAGTACCAGAACCAGGATATCTACTGAAGGGGCTGTGGTGCGCTTGGGAGGACATCCAATGTTTCTGGGCAAGGATGATATTCAACTCGGTGTCAATGAGTCCTTGTATGACTCTGCGGTTGTAATCTCCTCCATGGTCTCTTGTATTGTAGCCCGAGTCGGCAAGCACGCTGAGGTTGCAGACCTTGCCAAGCATTCAACCGTGCCTGTTATCAACGCTCTCTGTGACTCCTTCCACCCTCTCCAGGCCATTGCCGATTTTCAGACCATCTACGAAACATTTACACCTAAGGCCCATCGCTCTGACAGTTTGGGTCTGGAGGGCCTCAAGATTGCCTGGGTCGGTGATGCAAACAACGTTCTGTTCGACATGGCAATTGCTGCTACCAAGATGGGTATTGATATCGCCGTTGCGACTCCGAAGGGCTATGAGATTCCTGCCCCGATGTTGGAGCTCATCAAGCAGGCCAGCAACGGTGTCTCAAAGCCAGGAAAGATTATTGAGACCAACGTTCCTGAGGAGGCGGTTAAGGGTGCGGATATCCTGGTAACTGACACCTGGGTTTCCATGGGACAGGAGGCAGAGTCGATCAAGCGGGTGAAGGACTTCGAGGGCTTCCAGATCACTTCGGAACTTGCCAAGCGCGGTGGTGCGAACGAAGGCTGGAAGTTCATGCACTGCCTGCCTCGTCACCCTGAGGAAGTCAGCGATGAAGTTTTCTACAGCCCACGGTCCTTGGTCTTCCCCGAGGCGGAGAATCGGTTGTGGGCTGCGATCTCGGCCATGGAGGGCTTTGTTGTCAATAAGGGAAGGATTGAGTAA
- a CDS encoding uncharacterized protein (of unknown function-domain containing protein), producing the protein MTPQQLSQSGGGFRSRRSYPSLNHASLAPLTSRFPIDDDVEHQDYFTPRAEDSESYYSAHDIPAKTSYLSSYSVPGTPGLLSHSRSGSRARHHQRSKSSTRAHLSDTNLQGQDDAQPPHHQAPKMKRHSSRHHPSDSASRRDAEWMLRAGIALASSTREEKGQSWLAKRESSTSLVDEGNYDVESPGHFNKVTRKSRSGRSTPAASRSRVVSRRGSRPDLIMTGLEMTSARQGDSGSLESPALDVRHFVPDFVDERIRAEMAIIQQEEYTSDSDEYSDSEDDIDEQEMQRLTRERGFGLGSWFDRMVEWTVFGVDDWPLSYSSGPVDQVPKNVEWAEPGVADEDDDQVSISGRTDRTDGASTISDSEVPAVTEKPGDQGGWEDAWWLFGVMKRALL; encoded by the coding sequence ATGACTCCACAACAGCTTTCGCAGTCCGGGGGCGGCTTTCGCTCGCGCCGCTCCTATCCCTCACTAAACCATGCCTCCCTAGCTCCATTAACATCTCGATTCCCTATTGACGATGATGTCGAGCACCAGGATTACTTTACTCCAAGGGCTGAAGATTCTGAGTCCTACTACAGCGCTCATGATATCCCCGCAAAGACTTCGTATCTTTCCAGTTACTCCGTCCCCGGTACCCCAGGTCTATTGTCTCACTCCCGCAGCGGGTCCAGGGCCCGACACCACCAGCGGAGTAAAAGTTCGACCCGCGCACACCTGAGCGATACCAACCTCCAAGGTCAAGATGATGCTCAACCACCTCACCACCAAGCGCCGAAGATGAAGCGACACTCATCTCGTCATCACCCGTCAGACTCAGCTAGTCGTCGTGATGCAGAGTGGATGCTTCGCGCTGGGATCGCACTAGCTTCCTCGAcccgagaagagaagggtcaAAGTTGGCTCGCGAAACGGGAGAGTTCGACTAGTCTGGTTGACGAAGGTAACTATGACGTGGAATCACCTGGTCACTTTAACAAAGTGACTAGGAAATCCAGATCCGGGCGGTCAACCCCGGCGGCATCTCGGTCGCGCGTTGTCAGTAGAAGAGGCAGTCGGCCTGACCTTATCATGACTGGTCTCGAGATGACTTCTGCTAGACAGGGTGACAGTGGCAGTCTTGAAAGTCCTGCGCTTGATGTGCGACACTTCGTCCCGGATTTTGTGGACGAGCGTATCCGTGCAGAGATGGCGATTATTCAACAGGAGGAATATACCTCCGACTCTGACGAGTACTCTGACTCGGAGGACGACATTGACGAGCAGGAGATGCAGCGCTTGACCCGAGAGCGCGGCTTTGGGTTGGGCAGTTGGTTCGATCGCATGGTGGAATGGACAGTATTCGGTGTTGACGACTGGCCACTGTCTTATTCCAGCGGACCTGTTGACCAGGTTCCCAAGAACGTCGAGTGGGCAGAGCCTGGCGTCGctgatgaagacgacgaccAGGTATCCATATCAGGACGGACTGATAGGACTGATGGTGCGTCGACCATTAGCGATTCTGAGGTCCCCGCGGTGACGGAAAAACCAGGCGACCAAGGGGGCTGGGAAGATGCATGGTGGCTATTTGGGGTTATGAAGCGTGCGCTGTTATGA
- a CDS encoding Cut8 six-helix bundle-domain-containing protein (nuclear envelope protein Cut8) — MNSLVATPPVPPHFYEYSRLSSSRPMSTPTYTPNSRKRKADDDGNDHDGRMSASPTSSPAFTPRSLPSRNMKRARPNVSGRPLSLPRLLETLDTDALRGVLRSMCERHPGLVDEVVHTAPRPSVSSALQVLRNYQSTLQSSFPLGGNPASDYAYNRVRQPLSNLLDALSDFTPHFLPPNEIQPSLSLNYLDGATEIIHALPRWHTPQNNIERDSAYDEICKAWILVIREAAKRGGGIQLQYGGWDQKLAKHNQNSGGKLQAAVNELGASLGWMHGPETQSHASPGGNDFGSIREQLLSGTYGLGTPVKVGPW; from the exons ATGAACAGCTTGGTGGCTACACCACCTGTGCCTCCACACTTCTACGAATATTCCCgtctttcctcctctcgtCCAA TGTCTACACCAACCTACACCCCTAATAGCCGCAAGCGGAAAGCCGACGACGATGGTAACGATCATGATGGACGAATGTCTGCCTCTCCGACGAGCTCGCCAGCCTTCACACCGAGGTCTCTTCCAAGCCGAAATATGAAACGGGCCCGTCCGAATGTCAGCGGCCGACCCCTGTCACTTCCTCGTTTGTTAGAGACCTTAGATACAGATGCTCTCCGGGGGGTCCTTCGGTCGATGTGTGAACGCCATCCGGGGCTAGTTGATGAAGTTGTTCATACTGCTCCTCGCCCGAGTGTGTCTTCTGCGCTTCAGGTGCTTCGAAACTACCAATCTACTCTCCAATCCTCCTTCCCCTTGGGCGGCAACCCAGCATCCGACTACGCTTATAATCGAGTTCGACAACCTCTATCCAATCTTCTGGATGCCTTGAGCGACTTCACACCGCACTTCCTACCACCTAACGAAATTCAACCTTCTTTATCTCTAAATTACCTAGATGGCGCCACTGAAATTATTCACGCATTACCACGATGGCACACACCCCAGAACAACATAGAGCGGGACTCTGCATACGATGAAATCTGCAAGGCCTGGATCCTTGTGATCCGGGAAGCTGCCAAACGCGGCGGAGGCATTCAGTTACAGTATGGTGGTTGGGATCAGAAGTTGGCGAAGCACAACCAAAACTCCGGTGGTAAACTGCAGGCGGCCGTCAACGAGCTTGGAGCCAGCTTAGGATGGATGCACGGACCTGAGACCCAAAGCCATGCAAGCCCAGGTGGCAATGACTTTGGGTCCATCCGGGAACAGCTCCTGTCCGGCACATACGGACTGGGAACTCCAGTTAAAGTTGGGCCATGGTAA
- a CDS encoding putative ATP dependent RNA helicase produces the protein MDELFDVFEDQPQAVKPSDGAPKRPKKDKSKKRQVNGDVKESGATVEAKEPVAVVDTPVEETSEPEEGDAPTTDNNEQPDAKRPRLEKEPEPVVADLFETAQEREVAGSAGLQAANDSASVVLSHQIRHQVAIPPNYPYVPISEHKPPENPARVWPFTLDPFQQVSIASIQREESVLVSAHTSAGKTVVAEYAIAQSLKNNQRVIYTSPIKALSNQKYREFAAEFGDVGLMTGDVTINPTATCLVMTTEILRSMLYRGSEIMREVAWVVFDEIHYMRDATRGVVWEETIILLPDKVRYVFLSATIPNAMQFAEWIVKMHNQPCHVVYTDYRPTPLQHYFFPAGADGIHLVVDEKGVFREENFQKAMSTIADKKGDDPADAMAKRKGKGKDKKLNKGGNKGPSDIYKIVKMIMIKNYNPVIVFSFSKRECESGALQMSNLAFNDDSEKEMVSKVFNSAIEMLSEEDRNLPQIQNILPLLRRGIGVHHSGLLPILKETIEILFQEGLIKVLFATETFSIGLNMPAKTVVFTSVRKFDGFSQRWVTPSEFIQMSGRAGRRGLDDRGIVIMMVGEEMDPAVAKEIVRGEQDRLNSAFHLGYNMILNLMRVEGISPEFMLERCFYQFQNTAGVATLEKELAELEEKRANMTISDEGTIREYYDLRKQIRQFTDDMQAVISHPNYCLPFIQPGRLISIKHKDVDFGWGVVVNYKQRKAPKNSTEEPTPYQKYVVDVLLRIADGPSVGTKTFEDLPSGVRPPKEGENSRMEVVPVVLSCLQSISHIRIFLPKDLHSADSRNGVKKALDEVQKRFPDGIAVLDPIENMNIKDDNFKKLLRKIEVLESRLLSNPLHNSPRLPELYEQYSDKVETGSKIKATKKKISEAMSIMQLDELKCRKRVLRRFGFINEAEVVQLKARVACEISTGDELMLSELLFNGFFNNLTPEQVASVLSVFVFEEKSKETPALTRDELAKPLKEIQAQARIVAKVSQESKLAVNEEEYVQSFHWELMEVIYEWANGKSFVDICKMTDVYEGSLIRVFRRLEECLRQMAQASKVMGSEELESKFETALTKVRRDIVAAQSLYL, from the exons ATGGATGAACTTTTCGATGTTTTTGAGGACCAGCCCCAGGCTGTTAAGCCCTCTGATGGAGCTCCCAAACGTcccaagaaagacaagagcaagaagcgTCAGGTCAATGGGGATGTGAAGGAAAGCGGTGCTACCGTAGAAGCAAAGGAACCTGTCGCCGTTGTCGATACCCCCGTTGAAGAGACTTCCGAGCCAGAGGAGGGCGACGCGCCCACGACAGACAACAATGAACAACCGGATGCGAAACGGCCGCGACTCGAGAAGGAACCGGAACCTGTGGTAGCCGACTTGTTCGAGACAGCGCAAGAGCGTGAAGTCGCCGGATCTGCAGGACTTCAAGCCGCCAATGATTCGGCATCCGTTGTGCTATCGCACCAAATCCGCCATCAGGTCGCGATCCCGCCGAACTATCCATACGTGCCCATCTCCGAGCATAAACCTCCCGAGAACCCGGCACGAGTATGGCCGTTCACCCTCGATCCGTTCCAGCAGGTTTCCATCGCATCAATacaaagagaggagagtgTGCTAGTTTCAGCCCACACTAGTGCCGGAAAGACCGTCGTCGCCGAATATGCTATTGcccagagcttgaagaaCAACCAGAGAGTTATCTATACAAGTCCGATCAAGGCCCTTAGCAACCAGAAATACCGAGAATTTGCAGCAGAGTTTGGAGATGTTGGTCTAATGACGGGTGATGTTACCATCAATCCAACGGCTACTTGTCTGGTTATGACAACGGAG ATTTTGCGGTCTATGCTGTACCGTGGCTCCGAGATTATGCGTGAAGTCGCCTGGGTTGTCTTCGATGAAATCCATTATATGCGCGATGCGA CCCGAGGTGTGGTTTGGGAGGAAACCATTATTCTGCTTCCAGATAAGGTTCGCTATGTGTTCTTGTCTGCCACAATCCCCAATGCCATGCAATTCGCCGAATGGATCGTGAAGATGCACAATCAACCTTGCCACGTTGTTTATACCGATTACAGACCGACACCCTTACAACATTATTTCTTCCCTGCTGGTGCCGATGGAATTCACCTGGTTGTAGACGAGAAGGGCGTGTTCCGCGAAGAAAACTTCCAGAAGGCTATGAGTACTATTGCGGACAAAAAGGGCGATGACCCAGCGGATGCTATGGccaagaggaaaggaaaaggcaaagataAGAAGTTGAATAAAGGTGGAAATAAGGGCCCAAGCGACATCTATAAGATTGTCAAGATGATCATGATCAAAAACTACAACCCTGTGATTGTCTTCAGTTTCAGCAAGCGTGAATGCGAGTCAGGTGCTCTGCAGATGAGCAACTTGGCCTTTAATGACGACtctgagaaggaaatggtTTCCAAGGTTTTTAACAGTGCGATTGAAATGCTCTCGGAAGAGGACAGGAACCTCCCCCAGATTCAAAACATTCTACCTCTCTTGCGCAGAGGTATCGGTGTCCACCACTCTGGTCTCCTTCCCATTTTGAAAGAGACCATTGAAAttctcttccaagaaggTCTCATCAAAGTTCTTTTCGCTACTGAAACATTCTCCATCGGTCTTAACATGCCCGCGAAAACCGTTGTTTTCACAAGCGTTCGCAAATTCGACGGTTTCAGTCAGCGCTGGGTCACCCCGTCAGAATTTATTCAGATGTCCGGTCGTGCTGGTCGAAGAGGTCTCGATGACCGAGGTATTGTTATTATGATGGTTGGTGAAGAGATGGATCCCGCTGTAGCCAAGGAGATTGTTCGTGGTGAACAAGACCGACTGAATTCGGCGTTCCATCTGGGCTACAACATGATTCTGAACCTCATGCGTGTAGAGGGTATCTCACCTGAGTTCATGTTGGAAAGATGTTTCTACCAGTTCCAAAATACCGCCGGCGTTGCCACTCTTGAAAAAG AGCTTGCtgagttggaggagaagagggccAACATGACTATTTCTGACGAAGGAACCATTCGTGAATACTACGATTTGAGGAAACAGATCCGCCAATTCACCGATGACATGCAGGCGGTTATAAGCCATCCCAATTACTGCCTACCCTTCATCCAGCCTGGACGCTTGATCAGCATCAAGCACAAGGATGTGGATTTCGGATGGGGTGTCGTTGTCAACTACAAGCAACGCAAGGCCCCGAAGAATTCGACCGAAGAACCTACGCCGTACCAGAAATATGTTGTTGACGTTTTGCTGAGGATCGCCGACGGGCCGTCGGTCGGCACTAAGACCTTTGAAGATTTGCCGTCCGGCGTCAGGCCGCCAAAGGAGGGCGAAAACTCCCGTATGGAGGTGGTGCCGGTAGTTCTCAGCTGTCTCCAATCTATCTCTCACATTCGAATTTTCCTCCCGAAGGATTTACATTCGGCGGATTCAAGGAATGGGGTGAAGAAGGCTCTGGATGAGGTGCAAAAACGCTTCCCAGATGGCATTGCTGTGCTTGATCCGATTGAGAACATGAACATCAAGGATGACAACTTCAAGAAGCTGCTTAGG AAAATTGAAGTGCTTGAATCTCGTCTCCTCTCTAACCCATTGCACAACTCGCCACGTCTGCCGGAACTTTATGAACAGTACTCGGACAAGGTTGAAACTGGATCCAAGATCAAGGCcaccaaaaagaagatcTCCGAGGCTATGTCGATCATGCAGCTTGACGAGCTAAAGTGCCGTAAACGAGTGCTTCGTCGGTTTGGATTCATCAACGAAGCCGAGGTCGTGCAGTTGAAAGCCCGTGTGGCCTGTGAAATTAGCACGGGTGACGAATTGATGCTCAGCGAATTGCTTTTCAACGGTTTCTTCAATAACCTTACACCTGAACAAGTCGCTTCGGTGCTGAGTGTGTTCGTTTTCGAAGAGAAGTCCAAGGAGACCCCTGCCCTAACACGGGACGAGTTGGCGAAGCCCCTCAAGGAAATCCAGGCGCAAGCCCGAATTGTTGCCAAGGTTTCTCAGGAGTCAAAGCTCGCTGTCAATGAAGAGGAGTATGTGCAGAGCTTCCATTGGGAGTTGATGGAGGTTATATATGAGTGGGCGAATGGCAAGTCCTTCGTTGATATCTG TAAAATGACGGATGTTTACGAAGGCAGTTTGATCCGAGTCTTCCGCCGATTGGAAGAATGTTTACGACAGATGGCACAGGCCTCCAAGGTCATGGGAAGCGAGGAACTTGAGAGTAAATTTGAGACCGCCTTAACCAAGGTCCGCAGGGACATTGTTGCCGCCCAGTCCTTGTATCTATAG
- a CDS encoding cytochrome c subunit: MNAATALRARMATSFVARRGFSTTRAQLGSPYHYAEGPRSNIPFNPLTKFFFFRYWAFMITGFGAPFAIAVWQTYKTR, translated from the exons ATGAACGCCGCTACCGCTCTGCGGGCCAGAATGGCCACCTCTTTCGTCGCCCGTCGTGGCTTTTCCACCACCCGCGCCCAGCTCGGCAGCCCGTACCACTACGCTGAGGGCCCTCGCTCGAACATCCCCTTCAACCCTCTTACcaagttcttctttttccgcTACTGGGCTTTCATGA TCACCGGTTTCGGTGCTCCCTTCGCCATTGCTG TCTGGCAGACCTACAAGACTCGCTAA
- a CDS encoding IkappaB kinase complex, IKAP component — MRNLKNVRLAEVQLQSELPLTATAWDTASDAVICTFGPTESNPVIELRRKRQDAYFSEPVGADVFECIASWDAPCPLPDLPCDRVLSLHYFADNLSACLVLEGGDIVIVREEPLPGEDKIEILGSVDVGITAAAWSPDEELLALTTRANTFLYMTREFENVAEITFTPEDLKASQHVSVGWGKKETQFQGKRAKALRDPTVPERVDEGKLSSNDDRRTTITWRGDGAYVAVNSIEEGTRRAIRVYSREGTLDSVSEPVDGLEGALSWRPYGNLIAGIQRRDDRVDVVFFERNGLRHGEFTLRLTEEEMSSWASDIHLTWNVDSTVLAVQFKDRVQLWTMGNYHYYLKQEFPVAVNSSCPNPFAFKWHQEKTLRFVAGASESILDAEFVFDVSHGSTIVPNDVGAVAVIDGKTLKLTPLRLAGVPPPMAHNELILDSNVIDVAFSKSGTRIAVLTKDCFSIFMWSLKTRPVAAPILESSYPLSDALDSRPRQLAFINENEVYILKSRGPNNANIEQTTLETRTTKIAYQAGESEQLVSIFPSLNHEALWISHISQYGQPIAYSTISMPSTEEFVAAPYTQSPSVDTYWANAVQLSEDEHLLISMTKTGALYANKTLLAKNCTSFLVTQSHVLFTTSQHLLKFVHLTRAEDMEVPPDTPETDERCRSIERGSRLVSVIPSVFAVVLQAPRGNIETTYPRALVLAGIRSFIDRKNYRSAFLTCRSQMVDMNIIHDYAPEQFMESVPLFIDQVKRVDFIDEFLSRLSEEDVSETLYKDTLKTPKADDNLVPATKAPAKGKVNRICDAFLAALDKKIDTNLHNLVTAHVVKSPPDLEAGLQLVARLRDQSSEQAEDAVEHMCFLSDAHRLYDTALGLYDLELTLLVAQQAQRDPREYLPFLRKLQQLPELRRQFEIDNYLGRWAKALGHLHVLNAHDELRAYAIKHVLYKDAIDLYKYQQEQLRDMTNLYADYLYDQSKYKEAAIAYESLSLYTDAYQCYQRVHLWRESLYCAIMVPLSEEKLKAHALELATTLIEENKDYVSAAHIHAEHLHDAPLAARLLCRGSRFADATRLLALHGKQNLVPEIVDTGLADAMGSMTDLLADFRSQLNAQVPRIGELRVRRATDPLAYFGGDPTMGGDMGVDIPDNVSLAPTDASTLAGRSMFTRYTGKTGKTGKTNMTRQTSKTRRKEERKRASGKKGTVYEEEYLVNSVRRLIERVNSTVSEVETLVSALLRRGMRERAAAIEKAMQEVLKLCTDSRVEVFGAVASPGGEQTDGAEPETNVNTAEEVSPRGGQRAFADSIAATLGVREAPAVKELKQSALLN, encoded by the exons ATGCGCAACTTGAAAAATGTTCGCCTCGCCGAGGTGCAGCTTCAGAGTGAGCTGCCATTAACAGCTACTGCTTGGGACACTGCCTCGGATGCAGTAATTTGCACTTTTGGTCCTACTGAGAGCAATCCAGTTATTGAACTTAGGAGAAAGCGTCAAGACGCCTATTTCTCAGAGCCCGTAGGCGCAGATGTGTTTGAGTGCATCGCCTCATGGGACGCACCATGCCCTCTGCCAGACCTCCCCTGTGACCGagttctctctctccattATTTTGCAGACAACCTTAGTGCCTGTCTAGTACTTGAAGGGGGTGATATCGTCATTGTCCGTGAAGAACCTCTTCCAGGGGAGGACAAGATTGAGATTCTGGGCTCGGTTGATGTGGGCAtcactgctgctgcttggtCTCCAGACGAGGAACTCTTAGCTCTAACCACAAGAGCTAACACATTCTTGTACATGACCAGGGAGTTCGAGAATGTGGCTGAAATTACCTTCACTCCAGAGGACCTCAAGGCGTCTCAACATGTCTCCGTTggctggggaaagaaggaaacacagtttcaaggaaagagagCCAAGGCTCTTCGTGACCCGACGGTCCCTGAAAGGGTAGACGAAGGAAAGCTGAGCAGTAATGATGATAGGAGGACAACTATTACCTGGAGAGGAGATGGTGCCTATGTCGCGGTAAATAGTATCGAAGAGGGTACTCGTCGCGCAATCCGCGTATATTCTAGAGAGGGAACCTTAGACAGTGTGAGTGAGCCAGTGGATGGGCTGGAAGGGGCCCTGAGTTGGAGGCCTTATGGTAATCTTATTGCCGGTATCCAACGACGTGACGATCGAGTTGATGTTGTATTTTTCGAAAGAAACGGCTTGCGTCACGGAGAGTTCACACTTCGCCTCACTGAGGAAGAAATGTCATCCTGGGCATCGGATATCCACCTGACCTGGAATGTCGATTCGACGGTACTCGCTGTTCAATTCAAAGACAGGGTCCAGCTCTGGACAATGGGTAACTATCATTACTACTTAAAGCAGGAGTTTCCTGTGGCCGTGAACTCCAGCTGCCCAAATCCTTTTGCCTTCAAGTGGCACCAGGAGAAGACACTGCGCTTTGTTGCAGGCGCTTCAG AGTCGATATTGGACGCGGAGTTTGTGTTTGACGTCTCTCATGGTTCGACTATTGTGCCAAATGATGTTGGAGCTGTTGCTGTCATCGATGGAA AAACTCTCAAGTTGACTCCGCTGAGGCTTGCGGGTGTCCCGCCACCTATGGCCCACAATGAGTTGATATTGGACTCGAACGTTATTGACGTCGCGTTCAGCAAGTCGGGCACGCGTATTGCTGTCCTGACGAAGGATTgtttctctatatttatgTGGTCCCTCAAGACTCGCCCAGTGGCTGCACCTATTCTTGAGTCGAGCTATCCGTTGTCTGATGCTTTGGACAGCAGGCCTCGGCAACTTGCCTTTATCAATGAGAATGAGGTTTATATCCTCAAGAGTCGTGGACCGAATAATGCCAACATCGAGCAAACGACTTTGGAAACTAGAACAACCAAAATCGCGTACCAGGCGGGCGAGTCGGAGCAGTTGGTTTCAATATTCCCATCCCTCAACCATGAGGCACTGTGGATTTCTCACATCAGCCAATATGGACAACCAATTGCCTACTCCACCATTTCTATGCCATCTACAGAGGAATTTGTAGCAGCCCCGTACACGCAGAGTCCTTCCGTCGACACATATTGGGCCAATGCCGTTCAGCTATCAGAAGATGAG CATCTTTTGATCTCTATGACAAAGACTGGCGCCTTGTACGCGAATAAGACTCTGCTTGCGAAGAACTgcacctccttcctcgtgACCCAATCCCACGTCTTGTTCACTACTTCTCAGCACCTCCTAAAATTCGTTCACTTGACCAGGGCAGAGG ACATGGAGGTCCCTCCTGATACGCCAGAGACCGACGAGCGTTGCAGAAGCATTGAGCGTGGTTCGCGCTTGGTGTCGGTAATACCTAGTGTGTTTGCCGTTGTGTTGCAGGCACCTCGTGGTAATATCGAGACCACATACCCCCGTGCTCTTGTCCTAGCGGGCATCAGGTCCTTCATTGACCGCAAGAACTACCGCTCGGCTTTCCTTACCTGCCGCAGCCAAATGGTAGATATGAATATTATTCATGACTACGCCCCAGAACAGTTCATGGAAAGTGTCCCATTATTCATTGACCAAGTGAAAAGAGTTGACTTCATCGACGAGTTTCTGTCCCGTCTAAG CGAGGAGGATGTCTCTGAGACCCTGTACAAAGATACGCTGAAAACACCTAAGGCGGACGACAATCTGGTACCTGCCACTAAGGCCCCGGCCAAGGGTAAGGTTAATCGGATCTGTGATGCCTTCTTGGCTGCTTTGGACAAGAAGATCGATACTAATCTGCATAATCTTGTCACGGCACATGTTGTCAAGTCACCACCAGACCTTGAGGCTGGTCTTCAACTGGTTGCACGCCTGAGAG ATCAGAGCTCCGAACAAGCAGAAGATGCAGTGGAACATATGTGCTTTTTGTCCGATGCCCACCGTTTATACGATACTGCGTTGGGTCTATACGACCTTGAGCTCACATTGCTTGTTGCCCAGCAAGCTCAACGT GATCCTAGGGAATACCTCCCATTCTTGCGCAAGCTACAGCAGCTGCCTGAGCTTCGACGACAGTTCGAAATTGATAACTATCTCGGACGATGGGCCAAGGCTCTGGGACATCTTCACGTGCTTAACGCTCATGATGAGCTCAGGGCGTATGCTATCAAACATGTTTTGTATAAGGATGCCATCGATCTCTACAAATACCAGCAAGAGCAACTACGCGACATGACCAATCTCTACGCCGACTACCTCTACGATCAATCCAAATACAAAGAAGCAGCCATCG CTTACGAATCCCTTTCCCTATACACCGACGCCTACCAATGCTACCAGCGGGTCCATCTCTGGCGCGAATCCCTGTACTGCGCAATAATGGTCCCATTATCAGAGGAAAAGCTCAAAGCACACGCACTGGAATTAGCCACCACCCTGATAGAAGAGAACAAAGACTACGTCTCCGCAGCACACATCCACGCAGAACACCTCCACGACGCCCCCTTGGCCGCCCGTCTCCTGTGCCGCGGTTCTCGCTTCGCCGACGCAACACGCCTCCTCGCACTGCACGGCAAGCAAAATCTCGTCCCGGAAATCGTAGATACAGGTCTGGCAGACGCTATGGGCTCCATGACCGACCTTCTTGCCGACTTCCGATCTCAGCTGAACGCCCAAGTACCACGTATCGGGGAACTGCGCGTTCGTCGCGCTACCGACCCGCTGGCCTATTTCGGAGGTGATCCCACGATGGGAGGAGATATGGGTGTCGATATCCCAGATAACGTGTCCCTTGCACCTACGGATGCTTCTACACTTGCCGGTCGCAGTATGTTCACGAGGTATACTGGCAAGACGGGAAAGACTGGCAAGACGAATATGACGAGACAGACTTCCAAGACTCGTCGGAAGGAAGAGCGTAAGCGTGCTAGTGGTAAGAAGGGAACAGTGTACGAGGAAGAATACCTGGTGAACAGTGTACGGCGTCTTATCGAAAGAGTCAACTCGACGGTGTCTGAGGTCGAGACTCTTGTTAGTGCACTGCTCCGACGGGGCATGCGGGAGCGTGCCGCCGCTATTGAAAAGGCTATGCAGGAGGTGCTCAAGTTGTGTACTGACTCTCGAGTCGAAGTGTTCGGTGCCGTCGCTTCGCCAGGAGGCGAACAGACTGACGGCGCTGAGCCTGAGACTAATGTGAATACTGCTGAAGAGGTCTCACCGAGGGGTGGTCAGCGTGCTTTCGCGGACAGCATTGCGGCTACCCTAGGTGTTCGAGAAGCACCGGCAGTCAAGGAGCTGAAACAGTCGGCGTTGCTGAACTGA